From a region of the Xyrauchen texanus isolate HMW12.3.18 chromosome 39, RBS_HiC_50CHRs, whole genome shotgun sequence genome:
- the LOC127632859 gene encoding EF-hand and coiled-coil domain-containing protein 1-like isoform X1 translates to MQVSRIRAARKSEWLKCALTHHFNPDPGVENEIVVLATGVDQYLQEVFHHLAFYKGDDLVSDEDFRMLCLILGISISAETENGTKEHEDICYGLPHALNFKEFHARLCGFFSIKAQEVQTTGRLPVSEETELIEREIRLRCPRVRRRKCVSFDLSKDHQTRRRSLRGSGQTQNLDQSPALESRRNTVLDINPQSRWQDQLELENGSLRELVEDLRSALQSSDARCMALEVALRRKQIPPQPTAATTPGRKDYSVWAKAKTQQPKHKEWDYRRSTKDLQRELELIRASRDGQLEEAIRFNQRLEEELMAAYRELSRMWEMVGSVKRENARIKKRAEEARGALAAGLEGVRALQDQAQQADLLRDRVQNLEVHLEKFRAMCTCRELNMNRTDILVEPCESGFPSSTSLNDAFIRREEGLQRSVEGRAASDEEEEEIGVDEGQCCLLEVKRLINRLHGCQKTAICHWLVSQKTSSNSRELHGSPGLRETKGQVWISQADEKAHKPVKIQQKDRNSLRQEVQMVDTEREHRSLLDERLILPLHLRDKRVSHKVLGKILINTLDLCTRKGPDCTPVFIVVDTLCQQLLSSQLLDGEEFSAGARPSVTLGHRNMSNPLLMSC, encoded by the exons ATGCAGGTTTCACGGATCCGCGCTGCGCGTAAAAGCGAGTGGCTGAAATGCGCTCTCACCCACCACTTCAATCCTGATCCCGGTGTGGAAAACGAGATCGTGGTCTTGGCAACCGGTGTGGACCAGTATCTCCAGGAGGTTTTTCATCATCTCGCGTTTTATAAGGGCGATGATCTCGTATCCGATGAGGATTTTAGGATGTTGTGTTTGATTTTGGGGATCTCAATAAGCGCAGAAACGGAAAATGGCACAAAAGAGCACGAGGACATATGTTACGGACTTCCTCACGCGCTTAACTTCAAAGAGTTCCATGCTCGACTTTGTGGATTTTTCTCCATCAAAGCGCAGGAAGTACAGACGACAGGACGACTGCCCGTTAGTGAGGAGACAGAACTCATCGAGCGTGAAATTAGACTCCGTTGTCCCCGCGTCCGGAGGAGAAAGTGCGTGAGTTTTGACCTCTCTAAAGATCATCAGACAAGGAGGAGGTCATTGAGGGGATCTGGACAGACTCAGAATCTGGATCAGAGTCCGGCTTTGGAGTCCAGGAGGAACACTG TGTTGGATATTAACCCTCAGAGTAGATGGCAGGACCAGCTAGAGTTGGAAAACGGCAGTCTGAGAGAGCTGGTGGAGGACTTGCGTTCAGCTCTACAGAGCAGCGATGCACGGTGCATGGCACTGGAAGTGGCATTACGCCGAAAACAAATTCCACCACAACCAACTGCTGCAACCACACCTGGGAGAAAAGACTACAGTGTTTGGGCCAAAGCAAAAACCCAACAACCCAAACATAAGGAATGGGACTACAGAAGAAGCACGAAAGACCTCCAACGAGAGCTGGAACTGATTCGAGCGTCTCGTGATGGACAACTTGAGGAAGCCATTAGGTTCAACCAGAGGTTAGAGGAAGAGCTGATGGCTGCTTATAGAGAGCTCAGCAGGATGTGGGAGATGGTGGGTAGTGTCAAAAGAGAAAATGCCCGAATCAAGAAGAGGGCAGAGGAGGCTAGAGGGGCCCTGGCTGCAGGACTTGAGGGTGTAAGGGCCTTACAAGACCAGGCCCAACAAGCTGATCTGCTTCGAGACAGAGTACAGAATCTAGAAGTCCATCTGGAGAAGTTCAG GGCCATGTGCACCTGCAGGGAGCTGAATATGAACAGAACAGACATACTTGTAGAGCCATGTGAGTCTGGATTTCCTTCCTCCACCAGTCTAAATGATGCCTTCATCAGAAGAG AAGAGGGCCTGCAGAGGTCAGTTGAAGGTCGGGCTGCTtctgatgaggaagaggaggaaataGGGGTGGATGAAGGACAGTGCTGTCTCCTGGAGGTAAAACGATTGATCAACAGATTGCATGG GTGTCAAAAAACTGCTATTTGTCACTGGCTCGTTTCTCAGAAGACTTCTTCTAACAGCAGAGAACTCCACGGATCTCCTGGACTGAGAGAAACCAAAGGACAAGTGTGGATTTCTCAAGCAGATGAAAAGGCACACAAACCTGTAAAG ATACAGCAAAAAGACAGGAACAGTTTAAGACAGGAAGTTCAGATGGTGGATACAGAGAGAGAACATAGATCACTGCTGGATGAGAGACTCATTTTACCACTGCATCTACGAGATAAG AGAGTCTCTCACAAAGTTTTGGGGAAAATTCTAATCAACACGCTAGACCTGTGTACCAGAAAAGGCCCCG ACTGCACCCCAGTTTTCATTGTAGTGGACACGCTGTGCCAGCAGCTCCTTTCCAGTCAACTCCTAGATGGAGAGGAGTTCAGCGCCGGGGCTCGACCTTCTGTGACCCTAGGTCACCGAAATATGTCCAACCCCCTTCTGATGTCCTGTTGA
- the LOC127632859 gene encoding EF-hand and coiled-coil domain-containing protein 1-like isoform X2, whose translation MQVSRIRAARKSEWLKCALTHHFNPDPGVENEIVVLATGVDQYLQEVFHHLAFYKGDDLVSDEDFRMLCLILGISISAETENGTKEHEDICYGLPHALNFKEFHARLCGFFSIKAQEVQTTGRLPVSEETELIEREIRLRCPRVRRRKCVSFDLSKDHQTRRRSLRGSGQTQNLDQSPALESRRNTVLDINPQSRWQDQLELENGSLRELVEDLRSALQSSDARCMALEVALRRKQIPPQPTAATTPGRKDYSVWAKAKTQQPKHKEWDYRRSTKDLQRELELIRASRDGQLEEAIRFNQRLEEELMAAYRELSRMWEMVGSVKRENARIKKRAEEARGALAAGLEGVRALQDQAQQADLLRDRVQNLEVHLEKFRAMCTCRELNMNRTDILVEPCESGFPSSTSLNDAFIRREGLQRSVEGRAASDEEEEEIGVDEGQCCLLEVKRLINRLHGCQKTAICHWLVSQKTSSNSRELHGSPGLRETKGQVWISQADEKAHKPVKIQQKDRNSLRQEVQMVDTEREHRSLLDERLILPLHLRDKRVSHKVLGKILINTLDLCTRKGPDCTPVFIVVDTLCQQLLSSQLLDGEEFSAGARPSVTLGHRNMSNPLLMSC comes from the exons ATGCAGGTTTCACGGATCCGCGCTGCGCGTAAAAGCGAGTGGCTGAAATGCGCTCTCACCCACCACTTCAATCCTGATCCCGGTGTGGAAAACGAGATCGTGGTCTTGGCAACCGGTGTGGACCAGTATCTCCAGGAGGTTTTTCATCATCTCGCGTTTTATAAGGGCGATGATCTCGTATCCGATGAGGATTTTAGGATGTTGTGTTTGATTTTGGGGATCTCAATAAGCGCAGAAACGGAAAATGGCACAAAAGAGCACGAGGACATATGTTACGGACTTCCTCACGCGCTTAACTTCAAAGAGTTCCATGCTCGACTTTGTGGATTTTTCTCCATCAAAGCGCAGGAAGTACAGACGACAGGACGACTGCCCGTTAGTGAGGAGACAGAACTCATCGAGCGTGAAATTAGACTCCGTTGTCCCCGCGTCCGGAGGAGAAAGTGCGTGAGTTTTGACCTCTCTAAAGATCATCAGACAAGGAGGAGGTCATTGAGGGGATCTGGACAGACTCAGAATCTGGATCAGAGTCCGGCTTTGGAGTCCAGGAGGAACACTG TGTTGGATATTAACCCTCAGAGTAGATGGCAGGACCAGCTAGAGTTGGAAAACGGCAGTCTGAGAGAGCTGGTGGAGGACTTGCGTTCAGCTCTACAGAGCAGCGATGCACGGTGCATGGCACTGGAAGTGGCATTACGCCGAAAACAAATTCCACCACAACCAACTGCTGCAACCACACCTGGGAGAAAAGACTACAGTGTTTGGGCCAAAGCAAAAACCCAACAACCCAAACATAAGGAATGGGACTACAGAAGAAGCACGAAAGACCTCCAACGAGAGCTGGAACTGATTCGAGCGTCTCGTGATGGACAACTTGAGGAAGCCATTAGGTTCAACCAGAGGTTAGAGGAAGAGCTGATGGCTGCTTATAGAGAGCTCAGCAGGATGTGGGAGATGGTGGGTAGTGTCAAAAGAGAAAATGCCCGAATCAAGAAGAGGGCAGAGGAGGCTAGAGGGGCCCTGGCTGCAGGACTTGAGGGTGTAAGGGCCTTACAAGACCAGGCCCAACAAGCTGATCTGCTTCGAGACAGAGTACAGAATCTAGAAGTCCATCTGGAGAAGTTCAG GGCCATGTGCACCTGCAGGGAGCTGAATATGAACAGAACAGACATACTTGTAGAGCCATGTGAGTCTGGATTTCCTTCCTCCACCAGTCTAAATGATGCCTTCATCAGAAGAG AGGGCCTGCAGAGGTCAGTTGAAGGTCGGGCTGCTtctgatgaggaagaggaggaaataGGGGTGGATGAAGGACAGTGCTGTCTCCTGGAGGTAAAACGATTGATCAACAGATTGCATGG GTGTCAAAAAACTGCTATTTGTCACTGGCTCGTTTCTCAGAAGACTTCTTCTAACAGCAGAGAACTCCACGGATCTCCTGGACTGAGAGAAACCAAAGGACAAGTGTGGATTTCTCAAGCAGATGAAAAGGCACACAAACCTGTAAAG ATACAGCAAAAAGACAGGAACAGTTTAAGACAGGAAGTTCAGATGGTGGATACAGAGAGAGAACATAGATCACTGCTGGATGAGAGACTCATTTTACCACTGCATCTACGAGATAAG AGAGTCTCTCACAAAGTTTTGGGGAAAATTCTAATCAACACGCTAGACCTGTGTACCAGAAAAGGCCCCG ACTGCACCCCAGTTTTCATTGTAGTGGACACGCTGTGCCAGCAGCTCCTTTCCAGTCAACTCCTAGATGGAGAGGAGTTCAGCGCCGGGGCTCGACCTTCTGTGACCCTAGGTCACCGAAATATGTCCAACCCCCTTCTGATGTCCTGTTGA